Proteins encoded within one genomic window of Gadus macrocephalus chromosome 18, ASM3116895v1:
- the decr2 gene encoding peroxisomal 2,4-dienoyl-CoA reductase [(3E)-enoyl-CoA-producing] isoform X2 — protein sequence MAAHVLDDTGEVEPTAPLPVNEGFTKEQTLFLIQQIRLELGGEGPATATSFDDLNRRLRSGKKSKKVLWEEMAAKLAGQFGEHFLQEKVCRKWLTLTEGYKKVKENTALTGRGPVRFQFYKEMDEMVVWCDSPPSPAPVDTAPSPAPCTSTGLWDPLSGAPSPAQPASAFPPSPASSAASPPQVPAPTRPVDSSTSASLRKRKRRADLEDTREDELLAYLESSDGAAMAASQKRHEECLSEMKALREDRRELLQLFSRMVDKIRLKKMSKTQRVGERLPEDVGTDDCMDSYTYTYSPDLLKDQVAFITGGGSGIGFRIAEVFMRHGCDTVIASRNLDKLKEAANKLSTATGRRCLPLHIDVRNPETITAAVEETLKELGHINILINNAAGNFLCPASALSFNAFKTVMEIDTMGTFNASKVIYEKWFKDHGGNIVNISATLGYRGQGLQVHAGSAKAANDAMTRHLAVEWGPSGVRVNTLAPGPISGTEGYRRLGGPQGEARGAFSSIPLQRAGNKTEMAHGVLFLASRVSSYMTGAALVMDGGAWLTSANDVAAMLGIASNSAKL from the exons ATGGCTGCACATGTATTGGATG ATACCGGCGAAGTCGAGCCAACGGCGCCGCTGCCGGTGAATGAGGGTTTCACCAAAGAGCAGACCCTCTTCCTCATCCAACAGATCCGCCTTGAGCTAGGCGGCGAGGGACCCGCGACCGCGACCTCCTTCGACGACCTCAACCGGCGGCTGAGGTCTGGGAAGAAGTCAAAGAAGGTGTTGTGGGAGGAGATGGCTGCGAAGCTTGCGGGGCAGTTCGGGGAGCACTTCCTGCAAGAAAAGGTGTGTCGCAAGTGGCTGACGCTGACGGAGGGCTATAAGAAAGTCAAGGAGAACACGGCGTTGACGGGCAGGGGGCCGGTCCGCTTCCAGTTCTACAAGGAGATGGACGAGATGGTGGTGTGGTGCGACAGTCCTCCGTCCCCAGCGCCGGTGGACACGGCTCCCTCGCCGGCGCCCTGCACCAGCACAGGGCTGTGGGACCCGCTCAGCGGGGCTCCCTCCCCAGCGCAGCCCGCCAGCGCCTTCCCCCCGTCTCCTGCTTCCTCGGCAGCCAGCCCACCTCAAGTCCCAGCTCCCACCAGACCCGTTGACTCCTCGACTTCCGCTTCCTTGCGGAAGCGGAAGAGGAGGGCGGACCTGGAGGACACAAGGGAGGATGAGCTGTTGGCCTACCTTGAGAGCTCTGACGGCGCTGCCATGGCTGCTTCACAGAAGCGGCATGAAGAGTGCCTGAGCGAGATGAAGGCGCTGAGGGAGGATCGGAGGGAGCTCCTCCAGCTGTTCAGCCGGATGGTGGACAAGAT AAGACTTAAAAAAATGTCAAAGACTCAGAGAGTGGGAGAACGGTTGCCTGAGGATGTTGGCACTGATGATTGCATGGATTCATACACGTATACTTACAGTCCCGATTTACTGAA GGATCAAGTAGCGTTCATAACTGGTGGGGGCTCTGGCATCGGGTTTCGTATAGCAGAGGTGTTCATGAG GCATGGCTGTGACACAGTGATTGCCAGCAGGAACCTGGATAAACTAAAAGAG GCAGCTAACAAGCTGTCGACTGCGACCGGACGCCGCTGCCTGCCTCTGCATATTGATGTCAGAAACCCTGAAACCATCACTGCAGCCGTGGAGGAGACTCTGAAAGAACTGGGCCACATCAACATCTTGATCAACA ATGCAGCTGGCAACTTCCTGTGCCCGGCATCggccctctccttcaacgcctTCAAAACTGTGATGGAGATTGACACCATGGGCACCTTCAATGCCAGCAAAGTGATCTACGAGAAGTGGTTCAAG GATCATGGCGGGAACATCGTGAATATATCCGCAACTCTGGGCTACCGGGGCCAGGGCCTACAGGTGCACGCAGGCTCTGCCAAGGCAGCCAACG ATGCCATGACCAGACACCTGGCAGTGGAGTGGGGCCCCAGCGGAGTGAGGGTCAATACCCTGGCCCCAGGGCCCATCTCGGGCACCGAGGGCTACCGCAGGCTTG GAGGGCCCCAGGGTGAGGCCAGGGGAGCCTTCAGCTCCATACCTCTCCAGCGGGCAGGAAACAAGACGGAGATGGCGCACGGCGTCCTGTTCCTGGCCAGCCGGGTGTCATCCTACATGACGGGTGCCGCGCTGGTGATGGATGGAGGGGCGTGGCTCACCTCAGCCAATGACGTGGCTGCGATGCTGGGTATAGCCTCTAACTCTGCTAAGCTCTGA
- the decr2 gene encoding peroxisomal 2,4-dienoyl-CoA reductase [(3E)-enoyl-CoA-producing] isoform X1, whose translation MAAHVLDDTGEVEPTAPLPVNEGFTKEQTLFLIQQIRLELGGEGPATATSFDDLNRRLRSGKKSKKVLWEEMAAKLAGQFGEHFLQEKVCRKWLTLTEGYKKVKENTALTGRGPVRFQFYKEMDEMVVWCDSPPSPAPVDTAPSPAPCTSTGLWDPLSGAPSPAQPASAFPPSPASSAASPPQVPAPTRPVDSSTSASLRKRKRRADLEDTREDELLAYLESSDGAAMAASQKRHEECLSEMKALREDRRELLQLFSRMVDKIRLKKMSKTQRVGERLPEDVGTDDCMDSYTYTYSPDLLKDQVAFITGGGSGIGFRIAEVFMRHGCDTVIASRNLDKLKEAANKLSTATGRRCLPLHIDVRNPETITAAVEETLKELGHINILINNAAGNFLCPASALSFNAFKTVMEIDTMGTFNASKVIYEKWFKDHGGNIVNISATLGYRGQGLQVHAGSAKAANDAMTRHLAVEWGPSGVRVNTLAPGPISGTEGYRRLGGPQGEARGAFSSIPLQRAGNKTEMAHGVLFLASRVSSYMTGAALVMDGGAWLTSANDVAAMLGHWSTEARRDK comes from the exons ATGGCTGCACATGTATTGGATG ATACCGGCGAAGTCGAGCCAACGGCGCCGCTGCCGGTGAATGAGGGTTTCACCAAAGAGCAGACCCTCTTCCTCATCCAACAGATCCGCCTTGAGCTAGGCGGCGAGGGACCCGCGACCGCGACCTCCTTCGACGACCTCAACCGGCGGCTGAGGTCTGGGAAGAAGTCAAAGAAGGTGTTGTGGGAGGAGATGGCTGCGAAGCTTGCGGGGCAGTTCGGGGAGCACTTCCTGCAAGAAAAGGTGTGTCGCAAGTGGCTGACGCTGACGGAGGGCTATAAGAAAGTCAAGGAGAACACGGCGTTGACGGGCAGGGGGCCGGTCCGCTTCCAGTTCTACAAGGAGATGGACGAGATGGTGGTGTGGTGCGACAGTCCTCCGTCCCCAGCGCCGGTGGACACGGCTCCCTCGCCGGCGCCCTGCACCAGCACAGGGCTGTGGGACCCGCTCAGCGGGGCTCCCTCCCCAGCGCAGCCCGCCAGCGCCTTCCCCCCGTCTCCTGCTTCCTCGGCAGCCAGCCCACCTCAAGTCCCAGCTCCCACCAGACCCGTTGACTCCTCGACTTCCGCTTCCTTGCGGAAGCGGAAGAGGAGGGCGGACCTGGAGGACACAAGGGAGGATGAGCTGTTGGCCTACCTTGAGAGCTCTGACGGCGCTGCCATGGCTGCTTCACAGAAGCGGCATGAAGAGTGCCTGAGCGAGATGAAGGCGCTGAGGGAGGATCGGAGGGAGCTCCTCCAGCTGTTCAGCCGGATGGTGGACAAGAT AAGACTTAAAAAAATGTCAAAGACTCAGAGAGTGGGAGAACGGTTGCCTGAGGATGTTGGCACTGATGATTGCATGGATTCATACACGTATACTTACAGTCCCGATTTACTGAA GGATCAAGTAGCGTTCATAACTGGTGGGGGCTCTGGCATCGGGTTTCGTATAGCAGAGGTGTTCATGAG GCATGGCTGTGACACAGTGATTGCCAGCAGGAACCTGGATAAACTAAAAGAG GCAGCTAACAAGCTGTCGACTGCGACCGGACGCCGCTGCCTGCCTCTGCATATTGATGTCAGAAACCCTGAAACCATCACTGCAGCCGTGGAGGAGACTCTGAAAGAACTGGGCCACATCAACATCTTGATCAACA ATGCAGCTGGCAACTTCCTGTGCCCGGCATCggccctctccttcaacgcctTCAAAACTGTGATGGAGATTGACACCATGGGCACCTTCAATGCCAGCAAAGTGATCTACGAGAAGTGGTTCAAG GATCATGGCGGGAACATCGTGAATATATCCGCAACTCTGGGCTACCGGGGCCAGGGCCTACAGGTGCACGCAGGCTCTGCCAAGGCAGCCAACG ATGCCATGACCAGACACCTGGCAGTGGAGTGGGGCCCCAGCGGAGTGAGGGTCAATACCCTGGCCCCAGGGCCCATCTCGGGCACCGAGGGCTACCGCAGGCTTG GAGGGCCCCAGGGTGAGGCCAGGGGAGCCTTCAGCTCCATACCTCTCCAGCGGGCAGGAAACAAGACGGAGATGGCGCACGGCGTCCTGTTCCTGGCCAGCCGGGTGTCATCCTACATGACGGGTGCCGCGCTGGTGATGGATGGAGGGGCGTGGCTCACCTCAGCCAATGACGTGGCTGCGATGCTGG GCCATTGGTCGACTGAAGCTAGGAGGGACAAGTGA
- the decr2 gene encoding peroxisomal 2,4-dienoyl-CoA reductase [(3E)-enoyl-CoA-producing] isoform X3 — MSKTQRVGERLPEDVGTDDCMDSYTYTYSPDLLKDQVAFITGGGSGIGFRIAEVFMRHGCDTVIASRNLDKLKEAANKLSTATGRRCLPLHIDVRNPETITAAVEETLKELGHINILINNAAGNFLCPASALSFNAFKTVMEIDTMGTFNASKVIYEKWFKDHGGNIVNISATLGYRGQGLQVHAGSAKAANDAMTRHLAVEWGPSGVRVNTLAPGPISGTEGYRRLGGPQGEARGAFSSIPLQRAGNKTEMAHGVLFLASRVSSYMTGAALVMDGGAWLTSANDVAAMLGHWSTEARRDK, encoded by the exons ATGTCAAAGACTCAGAGAGTGGGAGAACGGTTGCCTGAGGATGTTGGCACTGATGATTGCATGGATTCATACACGTATACTTACAGTCCCGATTTACTGAA GGATCAAGTAGCGTTCATAACTGGTGGGGGCTCTGGCATCGGGTTTCGTATAGCAGAGGTGTTCATGAG GCATGGCTGTGACACAGTGATTGCCAGCAGGAACCTGGATAAACTAAAAGAG GCAGCTAACAAGCTGTCGACTGCGACCGGACGCCGCTGCCTGCCTCTGCATATTGATGTCAGAAACCCTGAAACCATCACTGCAGCCGTGGAGGAGACTCTGAAAGAACTGGGCCACATCAACATCTTGATCAACA ATGCAGCTGGCAACTTCCTGTGCCCGGCATCggccctctccttcaacgcctTCAAAACTGTGATGGAGATTGACACCATGGGCACCTTCAATGCCAGCAAAGTGATCTACGAGAAGTGGTTCAAG GATCATGGCGGGAACATCGTGAATATATCCGCAACTCTGGGCTACCGGGGCCAGGGCCTACAGGTGCACGCAGGCTCTGCCAAGGCAGCCAACG ATGCCATGACCAGACACCTGGCAGTGGAGTGGGGCCCCAGCGGAGTGAGGGTCAATACCCTGGCCCCAGGGCCCATCTCGGGCACCGAGGGCTACCGCAGGCTTG GAGGGCCCCAGGGTGAGGCCAGGGGAGCCTTCAGCTCCATACCTCTCCAGCGGGCAGGAAACAAGACGGAGATGGCGCACGGCGTCCTGTTCCTGGCCAGCCGGGTGTCATCCTACATGACGGGTGCCGCGCTGGTGATGGATGGAGGGGCGTGGCTCACCTCAGCCAATGACGTGGCTGCGATGCTGG GCCATTGGTCGACTGAAGCTAGGAGGGACAAGTGA